A genomic region of Cloacibacillus sp. contains the following coding sequences:
- a CDS encoding ABC transporter ATP-binding protein codes for MSFLSVENVSKCYSIEGRRVEALQDVSLEIGENEFVTVVGRSGSGKTTLLRILASLEPPTAGSVKFRGRSCSQEEPLPAGMVFQEARLMPWLSAIDNILFAYPPRERDEGLRERALKMIETVGLKGYERALPAQLSGGMAQRVALGRALVKNPPVILLDEPLGALDYFTRRTMQRELIRLYLEEKKSFIMVTHDVGEALRLGTRVVILGEGRVTRELPVDLPYPRPRSTPVFQGLIDEVLGAIGDGE; via the coding sequence ATGTCCTTCCTTTCGGTAGAAAACGTCTCAAAGTGCTACAGCATAGAGGGGCGGCGTGTGGAGGCGCTGCAGGACGTCTCTCTTGAAATCGGAGAGAACGAGTTCGTCACCGTCGTCGGCAGGAGCGGCTCCGGCAAGACCACTCTGCTGCGCATCCTCGCTTCTCTTGAACCTCCCACGGCAGGTTCCGTGAAATTCAGGGGGCGCTCCTGTTCGCAGGAAGAGCCGCTGCCCGCGGGTATGGTCTTTCAGGAGGCGCGGCTTATGCCGTGGCTTTCGGCTATCGACAATATCCTCTTTGCCTATCCGCCGCGTGAACGGGACGAGGGGCTGAGAGAAAGGGCGCTTAAAATGATAGAGACGGTCGGACTAAAAGGCTACGAGAGGGCGCTGCCGGCCCAGCTCTCCGGCGGCATGGCGCAGCGCGTCGCCCTCGGGCGCGCGCTCGTGAAAAACCCGCCTGTGATATTGCTCGACGAACCGCTCGGAGCCCTTGATTATTTCACCCGCCGCACGATGCAGCGCGAGCTGATACGGTTATACCTTGAAGAAAAAAAGAGCTTTATAATGGTGACACACGACGTCGGTGAGGCGCTGCGCCTCGGTACGCGGGTGGTAATCCTCGGAGAGGGGCGCGTGACGCGCGAACTTCCCGTCGATCTGCCGTATCCGCGGCCACGAAGCACGCCTGTCTTTCAGGGCCTCATAGACGAGGTTCTCGGGGCCATCGGCGACGGAGAATAA
- a CDS encoding GGDEF domain-containing protein codes for MRKNVWFKSNARDIYIFIALCVFISSVALIYRHETGPGLSYSSVFYCPAKKDDVLSVQAQPPRPSYNDADMHVSVAAAKRTAAQAVHRSLAKVSDVAVLLYIVYLLLFLRKGKKTSSLFMKTDGKNYSKDPLTGLLDRSVLYGSVSETIRLYPERCHAVFMMDLDNFKKVNDTFGHLKGDTVLRSVAEHILSSVEKGDIVGRIGGDEFIVLARNVAGRTEAESKAKTLQKAVSGMEDVTVSIGIALYPYDGAVFEELYDHADIAMYRAKDKGRDRCEFYCGGR; via the coding sequence ATGCGTAAAAATGTTTGGTTCAAATCAAACGCGCGGGATATCTATATTTTTATCGCGCTCTGCGTCTTTATATCCTCTGTGGCGCTGATATATCGCCACGAGACCGGACCGGGGCTCTCGTACAGCTCTGTCTTTTATTGTCCCGCTAAGAAAGATGACGTTCTGTCGGTACAGGCACAGCCGCCGCGCCCATCCTATAATGACGCTGACATGCACGTATCCGTGGCGGCGGCAAAGAGAACCGCGGCACAGGCCGTTCACAGGTCTTTGGCGAAGGTATCCGACGTCGCAGTCCTTCTTTATATCGTCTACCTGCTTCTATTTCTGCGCAAAGGCAAAAAGACCTCATCTCTCTTTATGAAGACGGATGGGAAGAACTATTCCAAAGATCCGCTGACAGGGCTGCTTGACAGAAGCGTGCTCTACGGGTCGGTCTCCGAAACTATTCGTCTCTACCCAGAGAGATGCCACGCCGTTTTTATGATGGACCTGGACAATTTCAAAAAAGTAAACGACACCTTCGGACATCTCAAGGGGGATACGGTTCTGCGTTCAGTAGCTGAACACATTTTATCCAGCGTCGAAAAGGGCGATATTGTGGGACGGATCGGCGGCGACGAGTTTATCGTCCTGGCCAGGAACGTCGCCGGCAGGACCGAGGCGGAGAGCAAGGCTAAGACGCTGCAAAAGGCGGTCTCAGGCATGGAGGATGTCACCGTAAGCATCGGCATAGCCCTCTATCCTTACGACGGCGCTGTGTTTGAGGAGCTGTATGATCACGCCGATATTGCGATGTACAGGGCGAAGGATAAAGGCCGCGACCGCTGCGAGTTTTACTGCGGCGGCCGCTGA
- a CDS encoding glutamine synthetase III — MAKVEEIFGTMVFNDFTMKQRLPKETFKAFKKSVSEGKPVARDIANVVANAMKDWAVEKGATHFTHWFQPMTGITAEKHDSFISPLDNGRVIMEFSGKELIKGEPDASSFPSGGLRATFEARGYTAWDPTSYAFIKENTLCIPTVFCSYGGEVLDKKTPLLRSMDVINVQALRILRLFGNNDVTRVTTTVGPEQEYFLVDKELYKKRKDLRFTGRTLFGAKPPKGQELDDHYFGAIRPRVMEFMADLDEELWKLGILAKTEHNEVAPAQHELAPIFTNTNMSCDHNQLTMELMKKVADRHGLVCLLHEKPFAEVNGSGKHINWSLATDNGLNLLDPGRTPSENAQFLLFLCAVIKGVDEYQDMLRAVVATAGNDHRLGANEAPPAVISMFIGEELMDILESIEKGTAYKDRVASHMEIGVDTLPLFRKDTTDRNRTSPFAFTGNKFEFRMLGSSQSIAGPNIVLNTIVAEELEQFADALEGGGDFKETLNGLIRKTISEHKRIIFNGNGYEDAWLEEAARRGLSNYRTTPDAMPHYVDAKNVALFTKHKVFTEVEMRSRCEVHLENYCKVIRIEALTMAEMVRKDIIPAAYTYLKRLSETAVAVKTACPELDCAMEINMLKHLRTLTDSLYVNINRLEEILTEAEACGSANEAALYYRDKVLPVMGELRSAADEIERFVGEKYWPYPTYGELLYSV; from the coding sequence ATGGCAAAGGTAGAAGAGATATTCGGCACGATGGTATTTAACGACTTTACGATGAAGCAGCGCCTCCCTAAGGAGACCTTCAAGGCGTTCAAGAAGTCTGTCAGCGAGGGAAAGCCGGTCGCGCGCGATATCGCCAACGTCGTCGCCAACGCGATGAAGGACTGGGCGGTGGAGAAGGGCGCGACGCATTTCACCCACTGGTTCCAGCCGATGACGGGGATAACGGCGGAGAAGCACGACAGCTTCATTTCGCCGCTCGACAACGGTAGGGTGATAATGGAATTTTCCGGCAAGGAGCTGATAAAGGGCGAGCCGGACGCCTCCTCATTTCCCTCCGGCGGCCTGCGCGCCACCTTCGAGGCGCGGGGCTATACCGCCTGGGACCCAACGTCATACGCCTTTATAAAGGAGAACACCCTCTGCATCCCCACCGTCTTCTGCTCTTACGGCGGCGAGGTGCTTGACAAGAAGACTCCGCTCCTGCGCTCGATGGACGTCATCAACGTTCAGGCTCTGCGCATTTTGCGGCTCTTCGGCAACAACGACGTCACCCGCGTCACCACTACGGTGGGGCCGGAACAGGAATATTTTCTCGTCGACAAAGAGCTTTATAAAAAACGCAAGGACCTGCGCTTTACGGGGCGCACGCTCTTCGGCGCCAAGCCGCCGAAGGGACAGGAGCTGGACGACCACTATTTCGGAGCGATACGCCCGCGCGTGATGGAGTTTATGGCCGATCTCGACGAGGAGCTCTGGAAGCTCGGCATCTTGGCGAAGACCGAGCACAACGAGGTTGCTCCCGCGCAGCATGAGCTGGCGCCGATATTTACCAACACCAATATGAGCTGTGACCATAACCAGCTGACGATGGAGCTGATGAAAAAGGTTGCCGACCGCCACGGGCTCGTCTGCCTCCTGCATGAAAAGCCCTTTGCCGAGGTCAACGGCTCCGGTAAGCATATCAACTGGTCGCTCGCGACGGACAACGGCCTTAACCTGCTCGATCCCGGCAGGACACCTTCGGAGAACGCCCAGTTCCTTCTCTTTCTCTGCGCGGTGATAAAGGGCGTGGACGAATATCAGGATATGCTCCGCGCAGTCGTTGCGACGGCGGGCAACGACCACCGGCTCGGCGCGAACGAAGCGCCGCCTGCGGTCATCTCGATGTTTATCGGCGAGGAATTGATGGATATCCTGGAGTCGATAGAGAAGGGTACCGCCTATAAGGACCGGGTCGCGAGCCATATGGAGATCGGCGTGGACACGCTGCCGCTCTTCCGCAAGGATACCACCGACCGCAACCGGACCTCTCCCTTCGCCTTTACGGGCAATAAGTTTGAGTTTCGTATGCTCGGCTCAAGCCAGTCCATCGCGGGGCCGAACATTGTGCTCAACACGATCGTCGCCGAGGAACTTGAGCAGTTCGCCGACGCCCTGGAGGGGGGCGGTGATTTTAAAGAGACGCTCAACGGCCTTATCAGGAAGACGATATCCGAACATAAGCGCATCATCTTCAACGGCAACGGCTACGAGGACGCCTGGCTTGAGGAGGCGGCGCGCCGCGGCCTTTCCAACTACCGGACGACCCCCGACGCCATGCCGCATTATGTCGACGCAAAGAACGTTGCGCTCTTTACCAAGCATAAGGTCTTCACGGAGGTAGAGATGCGTTCGCGCTGCGAGGTACATCTTGAGAATTACTGCAAGGTGATCAGGATAGAGGCCCTGACGATGGCCGAGATGGTGCGGAAGGACATCATCCCCGCCGCTTACACCTATCTCAAGCGCCTCAGCGAGACGGCGGTGGCGGTCAAGACGGCCTGCCCCGAGCTGGACTGCGCGATGGAGATCAATATGCTCAAGCACCTGCGCACACTGACCGATTCGCTCTATGTGAATATCAACAGGCTCGAGGAAATCCTGACGGAGGCGGAAGCGTGCGGGAGCGCGAATGAGGCCGCCCTCTATTACCGAGACAAGGTCCTGCCGGTGATGGGTGAGCTGCGTTCCGCGGCGGACGAGATCGAACGCTTCGTCGGAGAAAAATACTGGCCCTATCCGACATACGGAGAGCTGCTTTACAGCGTATAA
- a CDS encoding helix-turn-helix transcriptional regulator encodes MFGKVIRKRRVALKLTQNDLAVLVGVNRTTVVAWEHEKFQPTKKIAALEDALNIGRGELYFIIQENRLR; translated from the coding sequence ATGTTTGGGAAAGTAATCAGAAAGAGAAGGGTCGCCCTAAAACTCACCCAGAACGACCTGGCAGTGCTGGTTGGCGTCAACCGCACCACCGTCGTGGCCTGGGAACATGAGAAGTTTCAGCCGACAAAGAAGATCGCGGCTCTCGAAGACGCTTTGAATATTGGGCGCGGAGAGCTCTATTTTATAATCCAGGAAAACCGGCTGCGGTGA
- a CDS encoding prepilin-type N-terminal cleavage/methylation domain-containing protein: protein MPTGKSGAFTLVEVLIVVIVIGILAGLMMISSGSATDKAEETACLNNRKILQKEYGIRRAEGALTNFEPIMDDVLKDQTKGEKKSSSPTFYSISGVCPSHGVVVFALPDITDTSRVTVACTVHSDTLDDTLFVQLSHLLNKEEIVKIKIGDKYVTDLKSYFNYVSNLKDDINATLDSTGLNYGKYFVEYLSRVTGIDLSSYPWQVQRTSLKTDNEGNYNYSISWTTQNISGLSNGTLVSITKYDTATGTTVKGNAPVKEKTVDGIKIKVVDMSKFTPDSH, encoded by the coding sequence ATGCCGACTGGAAAGAGCGGGGCTTTCACCTTAGTGGAGGTTCTGATTGTGGTAATCGTGATAGGTATACTTGCCGGACTGATGATGATTTCAAGCGGCAGCGCCACCGATAAGGCGGAGGAGACCGCCTGCCTCAACAACAGGAAGATACTTCAAAAAGAATACGGTATAAGAAGGGCAGAGGGAGCTTTAACTAATTTTGAGCCCATAATGGATGATGTATTAAAGGACCAGACGAAGGGCGAAAAAAAATCTTCGTCGCCGACCTTCTATTCGATAAGCGGCGTATGTCCCTCTCACGGCGTGGTGGTATTCGCCCTGCCGGATATTACGGACACCTCGCGTGTTACGGTGGCCTGTACAGTGCACAGCGATACTCTGGACGACACTCTGTTTGTGCAGCTAAGCCATCTTCTGAACAAGGAAGAGATCGTAAAAATCAAGATAGGCGATAAGTACGTAACTGACTTAAAATCATACTTTAACTACGTGTCGAACCTTAAGGATGACATCAACGCAACGCTGGATTCTACCGGACTTAACTACGGAAAGTATTTTGTGGAATATCTCAGCCGCGTCACAGGCATCGATTTGAGCAGCTACCCTTGGCAGGTGCAGCGGACGAGCTTAAAGACGGATAATGAGGGTAATTACAATTATTCTATTTCCTGGACAACGCAGAATATCAGCGGTTTAAGTAACGGGACGTTGGTTTCGATTACCAAGTACGATACCGCGACTGGTACTACAGTGAAGGGAAATGCCCCTGTGAAAGAGAAAACCGTTGACGGTATAAAGATAAAGGTCGTAGATATGAGTAAATTTACCCCGGATTCGCACTAA
- a CDS encoding flavin reductase family protein, with protein sequence MYSLSKVTWKAGTMLYPLPPVMVSCGTMERANIITVAWTGIVNSEPPMTYISVRPERFSHGLIKETGEFVINLTTDRLVWNADFCGVKSGRDTNKFALPGLTAVKASAVSAPMIEESPVNIECRVERSILLGSHEMFISKIIAVNVNEKLLDAKGVLHLEKAGLAATAHGKYFTLGRQVGSFGYSVRKR encoded by the coding sequence GTGTACAGTTTGAGCAAAGTAACATGGAAGGCGGGGACGATGCTCTACCCCCTGCCGCCGGTGATGGTCTCCTGCGGTACGATGGAAAGGGCGAATATCATCACGGTGGCCTGGACGGGCATAGTAAACTCGGAACCGCCGATGACATACATCTCCGTGCGCCCCGAGCGCTTTTCGCACGGCCTGATCAAGGAGACGGGAGAGTTCGTCATCAACCTTACTACCGACAGGCTGGTATGGAACGCCGACTTCTGCGGCGTGAAATCCGGCCGCGACACAAATAAATTCGCCCTGCCGGGACTCACGGCGGTCAAAGCCAGCGCGGTGAGTGCTCCGATGATAGAGGAGAGCCCCGTCAACATCGAATGCCGCGTCGAGAGAAGCATTCTGCTGGGAAGCCACGAAATGTTCATCTCCAAAATAATCGCCGTCAACGTCAATGAAAAGCTGCTGGACGCGAAGGGCGTGCTGCACCTGGAAAAGGCCGGCCTTGCGGCGACGGCGCACGGAAAGTACTTCACGCTTGGCCGCCAGGTAGGAAGTTTCGGATATTCGGTAAGAAAGAGATAA
- a CDS encoding Wzz/FepE/Etk N-terminal domain-containing protein: protein MTDSQKTLNDDYEYELSLLDLLVILVQQRWLIIKITAAFAIIAVIYALTGTPIYRSTMQIISPNSGAKSGAAAMLAATGMGDMLGAQLTTQSDTVVGVIKSPLVLDRVIDKNSLLTRESENFSITRLIGALFSKGKPKPKMRTMVRKSLSESVQAISDKKSGIITLSVKDTSPDMAVKLVKSIFAETLCVMQDVAISPSAQQRVFLESQLKENNGELSKAEGALISFQKRTGMIGTGGAPSDISALAVLQAQMVAKEIELRSARSFAKEANPQIKKLEAEYAAIKKQFEADNAKVGTFPLSGVGLKNLPVASLEYAALVREYKFRENLGQILLRQYETARMNELNDPLVFQALGEPTYPELKESPKRAKIVILATFLGGFLGVLAAFICHFLSISSSDPEEAPKIEFVKAALRSDLKKLKFLKKKSS, encoded by the coding sequence ATGACGGACAGCCAAAAGACTTTAAACGACGATTATGAATACGAACTGTCCCTGCTAGATCTGCTGGTGATACTTGTACAGCAAAGATGGCTCATTATAAAAATAACCGCGGCCTTCGCCATTATCGCGGTGATATACGCGCTTACGGGCACGCCGATCTATCGAAGTACCATGCAGATCATCTCGCCAAACAGCGGAGCGAAATCAGGAGCGGCGGCGATGCTCGCGGCTACAGGCATGGGCGACATGCTCGGCGCCCAGCTGACGACGCAGAGCGACACCGTCGTCGGCGTCATCAAAAGTCCGCTGGTGCTGGACAGGGTCATCGATAAAAACAGCCTCCTTACAAGGGAAAGTGAAAATTTCAGCATAACTCGCCTGATCGGCGCATTGTTCTCCAAAGGCAAACCTAAACCTAAGATGAGGACGATGGTAAGAAAATCGCTTTCTGAAAGCGTACAGGCAATTTCAGACAAGAAGAGTGGAATTATCACTCTCTCGGTGAAAGACACCTCTCCCGATATGGCTGTAAAGCTTGTAAAATCCATATTCGCGGAGACGCTCTGCGTCATGCAGGATGTAGCCATCTCTCCGTCGGCGCAGCAAAGGGTATTTCTGGAATCTCAGCTGAAAGAGAACAACGGGGAACTTTCAAAGGCGGAGGGCGCTCTTATATCATTCCAAAAGAGAACGGGGATGATCGGTACGGGAGGCGCGCCCAGCGACATCTCCGCGCTGGCGGTATTGCAGGCACAGATGGTGGCCAAAGAGATAGAGCTGCGATCCGCGCGCTCTTTCGCAAAAGAGGCCAATCCGCAGATAAAAAAGCTTGAGGCGGAATATGCGGCGATAAAAAAGCAGTTCGAAGCGGACAACGCTAAGGTAGGAACTTTTCCTCTTTCCGGTGTCGGCCTGAAGAACCTGCCGGTCGCCTCGCTGGAATACGCCGCGCTGGTACGGGAATACAAGTTCAGGGAAAATCTCGGGCAAATATTGCTGCGCCAATACGAAACGGCCAGAATGAATGAACTTAACGATCCGCTGGTCTTTCAGGCCCTTGGCGAACCAACCTACCCTGAGCTCAAGGAATCCCCTAAGAGAGCAAAAATTGTAATTCTCGCGACTTTTCTCGGCGGCTTTCTCGGCGTCTTGGCCGCTTTTATCTGCCACTTTCTCTCAATATCAAGCTCCGATCCAGAAGAGGCACCCAAGATAGAATTTGTTAAGGCAGCCCTGCGCTCAGATCTGAAAAAACTAAAATTTTTAAAGAAAAAAAGCTCATAA
- a CDS encoding ABC transporter permease — MKDTAWKILMSGALFPLSVLLLWWYGASAGWWNTFLLPSPGAVWRAFTTAAADGTLAENMCASLGRIAVGFGLSAALAVSLAFLCGSFPPLLAQLDPTLEFLRHIPPMAVIPMLILWFGIGESPKIILIILATFFPVFLNTLQGVRGCDSGLIEVARVFGYSRWERCRHVILPSALPAILTGLQLGLGYSWRSLVAAELVAASSGLGYMILDAEQLSRSDVVLMGILVIGALGAALDYLFVIISKAAGRVR, encoded by the coding sequence ATGAAAGATACTGCCTGGAAAATACTTATGAGCGGCGCCTTATTCCCGCTGTCAGTCCTCCTTTTATGGTGGTACGGGGCCTCGGCCGGCTGGTGGAACACCTTTTTGCTGCCCTCGCCGGGAGCGGTGTGGCGCGCCTTTACGACCGCCGCCGCAGACGGAACGCTGGCGGAGAATATGTGCGCCAGCCTCGGCCGTATCGCCGTCGGCTTCGGCCTCTCCGCGGCGCTTGCCGTCTCGCTTGCGTTTTTGTGCGGCTCTTTTCCGCCGCTTCTCGCGCAGCTGGACCCGACTCTGGAGTTTTTGCGCCATATCCCGCCAATGGCGGTGATTCCGATGCTCATCCTCTGGTTCGGGATCGGGGAGAGCCCCAAGATCATCCTTATCATCCTCGCCACCTTCTTTCCCGTCTTTCTCAATACGCTGCAGGGCGTCAGGGGCTGCGATTCCGGGCTCATCGAGGTCGCGCGGGTCTTTGGCTACAGTCGCTGGGAGCGCTGCCGCCATGTGATCCTGCCGTCGGCGCTGCCTGCCATTCTTACCGGTCTGCAGCTGGGGCTCGGCTACAGCTGGCGTTCGCTTGTGGCGGCGGAACTTGTCGCCGCCTCTTCCGGGCTGGGATATATGATCCTTGACGCGGAACAGCTTTCGCGCTCGGACGTCGTGCTGATGGGGATACTTGTGATCGGCGCGCTTGGCGCGGCGCTGGATTATCTCTTCGTAATTATTTCTAAGGCCGCGGGGAGGGTGCGCTGA
- the ahpC gene encoding alkyl hydroperoxide reductase subunit C, producing MSLIGKEVSDFTVDAYHDFEFKTVSKADILGKWSVFFFYPADFTFVCPTELKDLADKYEELKEVGCEVYSVSCDTHFVHKAWQDASDTIKAIKFPMLADPTGKLARDFDVMIEDKGIAERGTFIVNPEGRICAYEVNAGNVGRNADELFRKILALQFVAQYGDRVCPAKWTPGKETLKPGLDLVGKI from the coding sequence ATGTCTCTTATCGGAAAAGAAGTCAGTGACTTTACAGTAGACGCCTATCATGATTTTGAATTCAAGACAGTGTCAAAGGCCGACATTCTCGGCAAATGGTCGGTTTTCTTTTTCTATCCGGCGGACTTCACCTTCGTCTGCCCTACGGAGCTTAAAGACCTTGCCGACAAATACGAGGAGCTTAAAGAGGTAGGCTGCGAGGTCTATTCCGTCTCCTGTGATACCCATTTTGTCCACAAAGCATGGCAGGACGCCTCCGATACGATCAAGGCGATAAAATTTCCGATGCTTGCGGACCCCACCGGGAAACTCGCGCGCGACTTTGACGTGATGATCGAGGATAAGGGAATCGCGGAGCGCGGAACATTTATCGTTAACCCAGAGGGCAGGATATGCGCCTACGAGGTGAACGCGGGCAACGTCGGCCGTAACGCGGACGAACTCTTCAGAAAGATTTTGGCCCTTCAGTTCGTCGCCCAGTACGGCGACCGCGTCTGCCCGGCGAAGTGGACCCCCGGCAAAGAAACGCTGAAACCCGGCCTCGACCTTGTCGGAAAGATATAA
- a CDS encoding helix-turn-helix transcriptional regulator, which produces MLRKEKRLTQAMLAESLKVARSTVIAWEGKRCLPEGENLKNIARVLDTTVAFLLEENEDTGRALVVKGPIMPMSNEEQHLKETSPIILKLSEVRYMLDSLCGKPDIDDIHIIDELLNSCKKISAKLLLDETAAGRDL; this is translated from the coding sequence ATGCTGCGTAAAGAGAAAAGGCTGACCCAGGCCATGTTGGCGGAATCTTTAAAGGTAGCCCGTTCGACGGTCATAGCCTGGGAGGGTAAGCGCTGCCTCCCCGAAGGCGAGAACTTGAAAAACATTGCGCGGGTTCTCGATACGACAGTTGCCTTCCTGCTGGAGGAGAACGAGGATACGGGGAGAGCGTTAGTCGTGAAAGGTCCGATAATGCCTATGTCTAACGAAGAACAGCATCTCAAAGAGACATCTCCGATAATTTTGAAGCTTTCGGAGGTCAGATATATGTTGGATTCTCTCTGTGGAAAGCCCGACATTGACGATATACATATCATTGATGAACTGCTGAATTCCTGCAAAAAAATATCTGCCAAGCTGCTTCTTGACGAAACAGCCGCAGGCCGCGACCTGTAA
- a CDS encoding MBL fold metallo-hydrolase — protein MAMTEIFPNFYRINLPIPRGGFESFLDGWLIEDKAGGRRILVETGPASAVPELLRLLEAKGKNKIDYLIYTHIHLDHSGGAGQFIAAHSETKVLAPEKGRPHLVDPSKLIAGSRTSLGSLCDVYGTPIPLPAENLIDGGIPNLTVIDTPGHAPHHSSYIYELAGRRILFAGEAAGCWFRCDDGSCFMRPATPHKFFYDRAVASLNRLRALEDIDVVCFPHSGYLEDASEVFDRAAEQMKLWLAVLSALPAGTSPEDAVLALLANDPVLANLEKMPEAVRKREEFFIGQSVKGYLGWIERERNGV, from the coding sequence ATGGCGATGACGGAGATATTCCCCAATTTTTACCGGATAAACCTGCCGATACCGCGCGGCGGCTTTGAATCATTTCTTGACGGCTGGCTCATCGAAGACAAGGCGGGCGGGCGGAGGATACTTGTGGAGACGGGACCGGCCTCCGCGGTTCCGGAGCTTCTGCGCCTGCTTGAGGCCAAAGGAAAAAATAAGATCGATTATCTGATATATACGCATATACATCTCGACCATTCTGGTGGCGCGGGGCAGTTTATCGCCGCGCACTCGGAGACCAAAGTTCTGGCTCCGGAAAAGGGGCGTCCGCACCTTGTCGACCCCTCTAAGCTGATCGCAGGAAGCCGGACCAGCCTTGGCAGCCTCTGCGACGTGTACGGTACCCCCATACCGCTCCCGGCGGAGAACCTTATCGACGGCGGTATACCTAACCTTACCGTAATCGACACGCCAGGACACGCGCCGCATCACAGCTCCTACATCTATGAACTTGCCGGAAGGCGGATACTCTTTGCCGGCGAAGCTGCCGGCTGCTGGTTCAGGTGTGACGACGGCAGCTGCTTCATGCGCCCGGCGACACCGCATAAATTTTTCTATGACAGGGCCGTCGCCTCTCTCAACAGGCTGAGGGCGCTCGAAGATATAGACGTCGTCTGCTTCCCTCACTCGGGATATCTCGAAGACGCCAGCGAAGTTTTCGACAGGGCCGCGGAGCAGATGAAGCTTTGGCTCGCGGTGCTCTCGGCGCTTCCCGCCGGAACCTCGCCGGAGGATGCGGTCCTTGCGCTGCTGGCAAACGATCCGGTGCTCGCAAACCTTGAAAAGATGCCGGAGGCGGTACGAAAGAGGGAGGAATTCTTCATTGGCCAGTCGGTGAAGGGATATCTGGGCTGGATAGAAAGAGAAAGAAACGGCGTTTAG
- a CDS encoding DMT family transporter — protein MRPSVRRDKLLPVIFIMLQSVIYGFGNPLTKIAYYSITPLWCLTLRFSLAFVLFAALFGKEACQRLRGVRASDYLPAGISAALVFILNNIALNMTSATNVGFIMSLPVVIAPIMAVPILKRRYDIRHLPVQLGALAGIYLLCCRGGGLRLNAGDLIVLLSTVCWAASLAYSERSLTNIDAASVTLVQITTTALLSFACAVIFERNASLSAVKPAAWMVVVYLAVTCSCLGFMLQNLALRRTSSAAVALLQTMQPIMTTAAAWMLLGERLDLVGMAGAAVIIICIVAEVYVSGKTA, from the coding sequence ATGCGGCCGTCAGTAAGAAGAGATAAGCTGTTACCTGTTATATTTATAATGCTGCAGAGCGTCATCTACGGCTTCGGAAATCCGCTGACAAAGATTGCCTATTACAGCATCACGCCGCTGTGGTGTCTTACGCTGCGCTTCTCGCTCGCATTCGTGCTCTTCGCCGCCCTCTTCGGCAAAGAGGCCTGCCAACGACTGCGCGGCGTGAGGGCGTCGGACTACCTTCCCGCCGGGATCAGCGCGGCGTTGGTCTTTATCCTCAATAATATCGCCCTCAACATGACCAGCGCTACCAACGTCGGCTTTATCATGTCGCTGCCGGTGGTGATCGCGCCGATAATGGCCGTCCCGATCTTAAAGCGCCGCTATGATATCCGCCACCTGCCGGTACAGCTTGGCGCGCTGGCCGGCATCTATCTGCTATGCTGCCGCGGCGGCGGGCTGCGGTTGAACGCAGGCGACCTGATCGTCCTGCTCTCCACCGTCTGCTGGGCCGCTTCGCTGGCTTACAGCGAACGCTCTCTCACAAATATCGACGCCGCTTCGGTCACGCTGGTCCAGATAACGACTACGGCGCTGCTGAGCTTCGCCTGCGCCGTCATCTTTGAACGGAACGCCTCTCTATCCGCCGTCAAACCGGCGGCGTGGATGGTGGTCGTCTATCTGGCCGTCACCTGCAGCTGCCTCGGCTTCATGCTGCAAAACCTCGCGCTGCGCCGCACCTCCTCCGCCGCCGTCGCCCTGCTGCAGACTATGCAGCCGATAATGACGACCGCCGCCGCCTGGATGCTGCTCGGCGAAAGGCTGGATCTCGTCGGGATGGCCGGCGCCGCCGTCATAATCATCTGCATCG